The following is a genomic window from Collimonas fungivorans Ter331.
CCATGTGCCGTGCCACAGCTCGCCGTCGACCCAGGTCACGCCGGTGACGAAGCGGTTGGACTCGATGGTGCGGAGGATGGCGCCGGTGGCCGGATCGATCTGGTGGATCTTGCGGTCGCGGTGCTGGCCCACCCACAGACTGCCCTCGGCCCAGGCCATTCCGGAGTCGTTGCCGTGGCCGGGCGCCGGGATCGAGGCCAGCACCTTGCCGCTGGCGGGATCGATCTTGTCGATGCGCTGCTCGGCGATCTGATACAGGTGGGTGCCGTCGAAGGCGGTGCCGGCGTCGCAGGGGCAGTCCAGCACGCGCGTCTGCTCGCCGCTGTCGGGATCGAAGGCGATCAGCCTGGCGCCAGTGGCGGCCCAGACGCGCTGGCCGTCGTGGGTCACGCCGGCTACCTGGTTGACGCCGGCGAAAGGGCCGTATTCGCGCACGATCTCTGCCATGCGCGCCTTGGCCTGAGGTTTGTCTTTACTGGGCATACTGGCTTTGCGGGTCATTGCTGTCTCCTTGCGGTTATCATGCAGCGCGCCTCAAAGCGGCGCCGTAAGATCACTCTATTCCATCTGCAGCGCGGCGGGGAGTAACAAGATTGTCGTGAATCCCGCCAGCGGCGGCGACAGCCAGCGCTGCGTCCGCGCCCGCCCTATGGAGCGCACCCGCCCAGCGGCCTCCAGCTCGGCCAGCGCGCGCTGGACGGTGCGCTGGCTGGCGCCTAGGGCCAGCGCCAGGGCCGAGGTCGACCAGGCCGCGCCATCGGCAAGCAGCGCCGCCAGCGATGCCTGGTCGCCGTCGATGGGCGGCGCCAGCAGGACCACGGCGCGCTCGCCGAGCGGCTTGAGTACGAAACCGCGCGCGGTGGCCTCGATCTGCGCCAGTTCTGTGACCAGCGCACGCAAACGGCCGATCTCGACCCGCAGGCGCGCCCGGTGTGTTTCGTCGGGGTGGCGCGTGTTGAACGCGGCCTCAATCAAGGCTTCCCGATCGACATCGCCAGGCCATGCTTCGGCCAGCGCGCGCACCAGGGCGAACAGCACAGGCCGGCGAGCCAGCGGCTGCCAAGCGTTATCTGCACCCAGCCCGCGACGGCAGGCATCGACTACCAGCGCATCGGAAGCCAGCAACGCAGCGACCTCATCAAGGCGCAGCGCCTGCTCGCCGCCGGCAAACAGGCGCCGGGCGGCGGGACGCTCAAGCGCGGCCAGCGCCTCGGCTACCTCGGCCAGCAGCGCCGGCACGCGAGCGCGACCGGCCGCGTCATGCGCCCGGGCCAGCGCCGCCCGGGCCGGGTCTATCCGCAGTGAACGCAGCGCGAGTTCCGCCACAGCCAGCTCAGCCACCGCCGCTAGCGACGGCGGCAGGCTATGTCCATCGAGTTGCGTCAGTGCAGCCTGGGCTTCGTCGAGACGGCCAAGCAGCAACAGCCTGCGCGCCGCAATAAGATGCGCCTGCAACGCATTGGCGTGATCGCCGTGCGCCTCCAGCGTGGCCAGCGCTGTAGCCAGTGCGCGCGGCGAGCTGCCGAGGTCGCGCACGGCCAGCGCCACCTCGGCCTCGGCGACGACGCAGCGAGCGCGCGACAGCTCCTCATGGGCGCCAAAGCCGCGGGCGGCGCGCCGCAGCAGCTCACGGGCGTGCGGATGCTCGCCCAGCTGCGCCATGGCGATACCGCGCAAGGCCAGCGCCGGCGGATCGTCGCGCAGGGCAACACGTTTGAGGGCGCCGAGCGCATCGCCGGCGGCGAGAGCCCGAGCGGAGGCGGCTATCAGGGAATCCATGGCGACAGGATACACCGCCATGCCGATGTCGCGGCGGGCTGATGAGATTGCCGCCGTCGACTGCGCTTTAGTGCTTTATCTGCTGGCTTTTTGAAGGAGCCAGACAGTCTCCGTTGATGCAACCTTCCCCTTCAATCCACCCACGACGTCCCTGATCTCAACGGACGTCAATTGGTAGGCAGCGCCATAATGCCGCCTTACTTCATCCTCGTTCACTGAAAATGGTGGACCGTCGATCTTCGATTGGTCGTATTCGTAAGAGATCAGCAGCTGCGGCGCGGCGTCGGTTATTTGCATCAGGTGCGAGGCATATTGCTTTCGCATGTCTGCCGGCAGCGCAACCAAGGCAGCGCGATCATATATTGCATTTATGGGGCCAAGATATTCCGCAGACACGTCAAAAATATCGCCTACCCATATGTCGATATCGTCGGCGCTGTAGCGGGTCAAATTCCCCACTTTGGAGATGTTCGGCGTCAAGCCGAGTTCTTTGAATAATTCGTCAATTGCTTGTCCGCTCAACTCTGCGCCGGCAACGCGATAACCGTTGGCCAGCAGCCATGCGATATCGCGTGTCTTGCCGCACAACGGCAGGAATACGCGGCTGCCCTTTGCCAGGTTTAACTTTTCAAAATGCGCTGTTAGTAACGGGTTTGCCTCGCTTTGATGGAAATTGATTTCGCCTCGTTTCCATTTTTCATGCCAAAAACTTGCTTCCATATAGGCTCCTTAAACTCTTCATATATATAAATAACATCCTAGCAATTTAATGAATTAAGTCATGCACTAAGTTGTATGCAATGCAAGGATACGAGTTAAAGCTAACTTTAAGTCAAGCCTTATTGCTGCAGATGAAATAATGGATATGACACAAGACGAATGAGAGCAAGCAAGATAGACGGTTTTTGGCTGTACATGGCGCCGCTAGATGCATGCCAGTTGCGCTGCTCTATCGTTTGCTGGATGAAAGCGATACGAGCCTGAATCTGACTACGCTGGCGGGCGTAGCGGTAGCGTTAGAAAAACAATCAAAATAGAACTGGTTCCGGCCTGATTTCGAGCATGACTTTGCCGGGGATGGCATGTGAAGCCCTCTTCTCCCCGGCAAGCCACCTCTTCCGCTACCCCACCTTGGCGAACTTCCAGCTCTGGTTGCCTCCACCATTGTCATCCCACAGCGTAATCGCAGACACATCGGTCGTGCCATAACTGGTAGGCGACGTACCCGAATTGTTGTCGTCGATGACGCGCCCGCTCTGCACACCCTTGATCCCATAGCTCACGCCATCCGGCCGCGGCACCAGCGCGAACTGCTGGTTGGCGCCGCCGTTGCCTTGCCAGATCTCCAGCGCGGTGCCGTTGTCGGTCTTCTGGCCGGTCACGTCTATCACCAGGCCGCTCTTGATGTTGGTCAGCTGCCAGTTGCCGCTGGAAATGGTCAGCCGCCATTGCTGCTCCTGGCCGCCGGTAGCAGCAGCGATGCCGAGGCGGGTGCCGGCGGCCGTGCCGCCCTGGTAGACGCCCAGCATCAGGCTGCTGATGGCGCTGGTGATGGTGTAGACGCCGTTGTTGACGATGGCCGGCAGGAAGCGCCATTGCTGGCTGAACGGCCATTGCTGGCTGGGATTGTCGGCCGGATTGGTGATGACGTTGGCGGTTGCACTGCTGGACGAGATCAACGTCGGCGCCTTGGATGCGCCATTGATGTCCAGCAGCAGCTGGCTTTGCTTGCCGGCCAGGGTGTAGATGCCGGTGCCGACGCCGGCCGCTTTCCAGCTCTGGTTGGCGCCGCCGTTGGCCGCATACAGGATCACCGAGGAGCCCGGCGCCGTGCTGTTGTTGGCGACGTCCAGCGCCGCGCCGGTGCTGGCGTTGACGATCTTCAGGTTGCCGAAGCTGTCGGTGCTTACTGTCCAGCCCTGCGTCGCGGCGGCGCTTAGCGGCTGCACGCCGGGATAGGTGTAGACCGATCCCGCCACCGCCGGCATCACGTCCAGGTACAGGCCGCTGTTGACGTTCTGCAGGAAATAAGTGTTGGCGGCAGGCGGCGGCACCGCTGCCGTGCTGGCGGGGCCGGTGATATTCTGCGGCATGCCGCTCGCACCATAGAAACTCAGGCTGCCTGCGCTGCCCTGGATGAACTCGAACACCACGATCGTATTGCTGCCGCTGGTCAGCCACACGCCGGGACAGTACAACCTCTTCTGCGGACCGGCGGCGGTCCAGTAGCGGCCCAGGTTGTAGCCGTTCACGAAGACATAACCGCTGCCCCAGGCGGACATGTCGATATACATGTCTTGCGGCGTCGCGATGTTGACCGTGGCTTTGGCAAAGAACGGCTGGCTGCCGGCAGGCGCCGTGGCGCTGAAAGTGAGCGCCGCGACCTGCGCCGCCGACAGGGGCGCGAGCGCCATGCTCCAGTTGATCAGCGCAGTGCCGTTGGCGTAGACGTTCAGCGACAATCCCTTGCCCTCGGCATTCATGCCGCCGGCGCCGAAGTTGACCCGCCCGAACGGCATGCAGACGATCTGCAGCGTGGCGTTCGGCGCGGCATTGCTGATCGTCAGGGATGTGGTCGGAGACAACGCGCCGTTGGATGCCGTGCTGAGCACCTGGCTGGAAGCGCGCACGCCGTTGACGAACACCAGGGCATAGTCAGGAGCGCGGTCAAAGGTAAGGGTGAAGTTGCCGCCGGAGGCCGGCAGCGTGGTCTGGTAAACCGCCACGCCGGAAGGATACACCCCCGCGCTGGCCGGCTGGTTCTTGTTCAGCGCCAGCGCCATCGCTTCCATGGTTTGCGGCAGCCGGTTCTGGATAGTCAGGTTGAGGCCGGGCAGCAAGCCGCAATAAGTCAGCTGGCTGCTCGACACCGCCGCGATATCGCCGTCGCTGATATGCGGGATGCCGGCCGGCGTGGCGGCAAACGGCACGCTGTACGACGCGTTGGCGACATAGGCAGCCTGGATCGGCGAAAAGTTCGGATTGGCGCCGCCGGATTCGGATACCGGCGCGCCGTAGTCGTAGGACGTGATGGTGCCCTGGCAGCTCGAATCGCTGACGCCGTTGGAACCGGAGGTAAACCCGAAATTGGTGCCGCCATGCGCCACATACAGCACAAACGAACACTTCGACGTGGTCAGCGCGGTGACCTGGCTCACGAAATCCCCGACATGCAGGGTCTGGCTGGCGTCCCCCCAGTGGCAAATCCAGCCCGGATAACACTCCGCGCCGAACGCGCCTACGCCGTAATTGGCGGCGGCGGTCGCATAATTGCCGGCCGACGCGCCATCCGCGGTCATGCCGTAGGCGGTATTGGCTGGCAGGGTGATATGGTTGTTCTTGAAGCCGCTGGCGTAACCGTCGCACACGCAAAATTTTTCCGCATAGCCGAGCGTCGTCCACTGCTGCGCGATTGCGTTCGGATAAGTGCCGTCATCGGGTGACCAGGAGGTGTACTCGTTCTCCACGGCCACCAGCATGATCGGACCGCCTGCCGCCAAGGTCCGCCCCTTCACGACATTGTTGTAGAGCGCGGTATTCCAGCTGTTGACGGCCGCCATGTAACTGGCGAAGTTGCCGCGGATCTGCAGCTTGCCGGCGCTGTCCCTGAACTGCGGATCGGCCAGCATGCGCGGCGGCAGGCCACCGAAATCCCATTCGGCGCAGACGTAAGGGCCGGGGCGCAGCAGCACCCACATGCCATTCTGCGCGCACAGGTCGATGAAGTGGCCCATGTTCTTGTCGGGCGAGCTGAAGTCGAACGAGCCGTCGGACAGTTCGTGGAAATTCCACATGAGATAGATCGAGATGGTGTTGCAGCCCAGCGCCTTGATCATCTTGATGCGGTGGTCCCAGTATTGCGAAGGGACACGCGCCGGATGGATCTCACCGCCGAAGAACTGGAACGCCGAACCGTCCATGAACCAGTTGCCGCTGCTGTTCCAGGAGAGAGTGTGGTTGCCGCCGCTGGCGAACACGGCGTTGGCGGTATTGCCGGCAGCGGCAAGGGCCTTTGCGCTCGGTGAATTGGTTGGCGCATTGTCCTCGCTGCCGACACCGCAAGCCGCCAATAGCGGCGTGACTACTGCATAACCAAGGAAGTCTCTTCTTTTCATGGTCTGTCTCCGTTTATGAGCTTATCGTCGTTTTTTTGAAGCTACGTCACCTGCTGAGAAAGATTTGCGGGATGGTTTTGTTGCGGCAGCGCGTATCGGGAGGACGGAATGGCGGCGCGCCGGATTAATGATGCGCCGATTGTATGAGGCAGGCCGGTAGATATCCAATGAAGTTTCTCATGGCAGCGATACCGTATTGGGTATTGATTGCGTGGTTTGTGCGGCGTGTTTTTAGGCGGGACTGGCGGGGAATCTGGAGTGGTTAATGTGAAAGAATATTCGGCAATGACATGTGCGAGTTTGTGCACATTCGGTAACTCGCATTGCAGGTGCATTTAACATTTAACCGGCGGTGGACATCGAACTGTATGAGGCCGCAAAACAAAATGTGCGCTTACTTGATCGAATGCGTAGCGCACTATTTTCTTGAAATTTCTACGCTTGTACATGTCCCACTATTACACCAGACAGAAACGCATATTTTCTTTTGCTGCCATTCATATACCTCGTCGCCAAAGTCAAAGCTGCCGTAGTCCGAGGGAGTTCCAGCAATGGCCTTAATTTTTTCAATGGACATTCCCACAAAACGGTCGGAATCTGAGAATTGCGCTAAAAGAGTGGCCTCATCCTTCGCGCGCAGATGCCATGTGTTGTCGGTATCCATCCTGACGCATTTGTTATTGAAGAAGTAGGCAGTGACTGCAGGAATATTGGTTCTCCACATCATGCAATAGTGCCCGTCCATCCTCCCACTCGTATAAGACGGTCCGAGCTGGTTTCTTGCGTAACTGCGCGTCTTCCCCAAAAAATCATTCTCATTAATTGCCTGCCGTGTAGGTTCAGGGAATTTTGTGGAGTCATCACCTTTTCGCCAAAGGAGCAAGCCAAGTAATGCCAGGCTGAGGTTGCGTAGCAAAGAGATAAACAAGCTCAGCAGAAGGATCAATGTTGATTTCAAAGAAGGCACAGCGATGCGCTCCGTCACTAATTCCAGCGCTCGGTATGAAGTATATAAAACTGAAAGGATGCAATTAATATCGTGCATAGCAGAGGTATGGCATTCAATAAGCCTGCGACCCAATATCCAGTCTCACCTTTCTGATCCATCTGCCGCTTGAACTTAACCCAGCTGACAACGGAAAGCATTACACCTGCTGGGGTCAGCACAAAAATCGGGATTACCAGGAATGATAGAGGCACCGATATAACGCAAAGTGCAACGGCGATCCCGTGCTGAGCTACATAATCTTTCCCAAGTTTTTTGGACAAAAACCAGGTAAGAATGACGGGTGGACTACATATCAAAAGTAGCATTAATAACGGGGTCAGCATCAGGTCCTGGGTTCTTTTTTTGTAAATATCCGCAGCGCTTAGTCAATCGTTGGAAACTTCTATCAAATTAGCTTGAAGCGTTTGGCGCGGGCTTTGACAGAACAGGATGTATTTCTTTGGCGGCATTGATCAGATCTTCCGGTTTGCCGCTCCACTGCGGCAATTTGGCCGGCGGCAATGGTAAAACGTTGTCGAGATTAGGAAACCGCAAATCAGGATTGTGTTCCAAGGCATCACCAAATACGTTATAGCGTTCGCTACGTGCCGGATCTATTCCCTGCGGAGAAAGCCCATTAATTTTTCTAAATTCAGCAAATAACGCATTTGCAGCGCCGGCGCTGCCAAATTTCACGCCTTCATGGAAATAATGTAGTGCCTTGGGTTTGTTGTTTTGAATGATGTTGTAATCCCTCCCAAGGGCTTCAGCCGCGTCGCCATTACCTTGTGCAAAGGCACATTCGAGCATTTTGAGGCCGATTACCTCATTGCTCCAACGCTCACGTTCCGGCTCGTCTTTTTCCAGTACGGCATTCAAGCTGCGCCCGACTGTAAATTGTGCATAACTGCTGCCCATGTCAGCGGCCTTTTGCCAAAATGCCCAAGCTGCGGTCGGATCCTTTTTGACTACGAAACCATCGGCATAATAGTTACCCATTACCGCATATGCCAGAGGTACACCCATCCGCATAGCATTTTCTGTCAATGTCATTGCAGCTTCCGGATTGCGAGTTACGAGGACTTTGTTGGAGTCTTTCAAACCCCATACGCCAGTTTGGTATAGCGTAGCCAGATTGTTCATTGCCTTCCAATGTTTACGCTCTGCGGCTTTTGTATAAAGCTCGAGGATGAGTGGCCAGTTACGGTCGTCCTTCCAAAGATCGGGTGTATCCAGAGCCAGTGCTTCCTGATACCAGATCTCTGCCTGTGGATCCAACGGGGGGGCGGCCGTAAGTTCACTCTTGCATGTAAACTCGGTCCGATGGGGATGGAATAATTCAGGAATTTGATTGCGGGGCAAATTGTTATCCATGGAGCAGGCCGTTTGAGAAAGTGGGAAACAAAGAAAGAGTAGAGACAAATAACGGCGCCAGCTGCCGCTTTGCCCGCTTAGCGATTTGAGAAATGACGTCATGCCGAGGCTTCCCCTGTATTGCTGGTGGTTGCAGGAGCTTGCGCCAAACGAACACCCAATCCAGTACCACCGCGTTTATCTGAGAAACTGACAATGTGGTTATTGAGACCACCAATTCCTGAAGTATTTTTTTCTGCTTTATCGATAACCACTGCATTATTCGTCATTCTATCGATCCATAACTTGTGAGTATCTTTAATTGATTTTCCGGTGCCGGCTCCGCCGTTCAAATCATCTCCAGCCAAATTACCCCATATTGTTTGGCGCATTGTTCGCGGCAAAGTTTTATCCATGCAGGCAATATTGATTTCGCTGTCACCTGCCATGCTGCGTAAATTGAGATTCGCGCTGCCTAGTGTAAAAAAGGCATCGTCAATAATCATCAATTTGCTGTGAATATAGATTTCCCGGCATTTACCTTGGCTGCCTTGTGTATAAAGTTTACCAATCAAGACTTGGATGCCAAGTGCTTGCAGATCTGCTGCGCTGACCGGGGGCCGCGCAGCCGAGTCTAAAACATCACCTGCCGCGAGCCGATTTCCGATTTGCGCTCCGAGATCTGATTGTGAAAGGTTTTTCGCAAATTTTTCGAAGAACGAATCGTTTGCCTTCGGTTGCATTTCTCTGGAACTCTTGACGCCGGCATCATATTTTTTGATGCTTTTACCCTCGCCCAGTTCCGCAATGGTGTCGTAAGTACGTGGCACCATGCCGCCCTTCTCGGGCTCAGGTATGAGGATAAACACAAACAATGCAGGAACCGGAAGTGGTGCTTTGGCATCTTTCATACCTTGGGTATATTTCAGACGCATCGCTTTCAGGTGTTCGGCCCAAGGCGTATGTTGAAAATACTGGTTTTCAATATAGATATAGTTACGCGCCTGGCTGGTCGCCAGCCAGTAGATATCCTGAATGGTTTTATCCTTTTCTTCAGGTTGCGTACGGACGATCTGGGAGATATGCTTGTCCGAACCTACCGGCGGGACGAATTGGTCCCCTTTGAACCGCGCTCGTAGCGCAGACAGCGATCCTGCAGAAGGAGTGGTATCCCATTCCATTTTGGCACGATCCCATGCCGTAGAAAAATTACGATTCAAACAAAATAGGGCTGGGCCCTGCACTCTGATTGCATAGTCGCGATAAGGTTTCAGGCGCAGGCTGAGATTGGAGCTATCAGTTGTCCCTTCCCACTGATAGCCGCGCAACGGATCATCGTAAATATGTTTAGGTGTGTCCCAGTAATCGGTGGTTGAATTTAGTCCCATCACATACCCCACCGAAGTAGGACCAGGGCATTCATAGTCGATCAGGATGGGTTTTTGATGGTGCGTCGGCACTTTCTTTAATCCCGCAATTTCAATGGACGTATAGCCATTGGTTTCGCCCTGCATGCTTTGCTCAACGGAATCGGCGCTTTGACAACGGTGACGCACGTGCAAATTCGGCATCTTCCCTGTGATGGCTTTTTCCCACCAGTCGACACAATGTTTCGCGCGCTCAGGTGTTTGGCTGAAGGCCCTGTAATAGTTTGCGAGATCAGGATCGTCCTTGTCATTGAAGGCCCTGATAACGCGTTGGAGCTCGTCCTTGTTGGTATAGCCAGGCAGATTATTTGCCATAAGTCCGAGTTGCTTGCCGATACCGGCGGGATACCACACCATCAATCGAACGATCCTACCTTTGGCAGCGACCTGGGATAACAGATCGCCATACGTCAGTCCGCGCGGCCAGGTTCCGCCCTGGCGTTTTCCGATCTCCATGCCCGGGTCGAACCCCCAGCAAACCAGGTCGACGGTTTTTTGTGCCGCTTGAATATCTTCAACGATCTTTGGAAATGCGTTCGACGCGCAAACAAAAAAATCCAGATGGTTTGCAGAAATTGGATGATCCCAAGGGTTGTTGATATTCTCGAGCAACCACTGCTTGCTGATATTGGCCTCGCGGGACAATTCATCAATATGAAATTCCCCGGTTCGAAACAGCTTGTTGACATCTGGCGGCATGGTGTTCTGTGTCCTTCAAATCGTTGAGAGCGAATCAGTCTCAAGTGGTTTTCGATTTATTAACGCGATGTTGGATTACTTAGGGCAGCATCAGTTTATTTTTTTTCCAGGGGTAGAATTTCTGGGACTGGCATGCCGGTTTTCCAGTCCAGGAAAATGGCGATATAACGGGTTTTTTGTATGGTATCGGCGTTCAATGCGCGCGGCGGCAGCGTTCCCACATCAAATACGTGACTTTTTCCTCTGCTCTGTGCATCTTCTAGAAACGCGCCCCAGTAGTCAGTAATGCCTTTGGTGACATCTTTGAGGGTCGCTGCGTCACTCTTGCTGAAATCGACCTGATACACGACCAGATCGTTCCCGATTTTGTAGAGGCATGGAGTATCGATTCCATCGGCAAAAGTATCCGAGCCGCCAGGCTGCGTGGTCTTTAATTCGATCGGAACACGCGTCCCGCTGGCTAGTCCCGTATGCCAGGCTTTGTCATTATCTATCGCCACGGTAAAGATGGGTTCGCCTGGTACGTATGTCGGGATATTCAACACATATCGGCTTATTTCAGCCAATCCGCGCGGCTCGGTAATGGGAGCGACCCGATATGTTCCTGCCATGTCTTTGCATTCTTTCGGTATGGCGGAAAGCGCCGCTTGCGAAAACGTCATGATGCTCAATGCAAGCAAACTCTTGGAAATCTGACGGCGATAGTTCATTGTTGTTCCAAGCTTTGTAATGGATAAAATAATTTCCTGGAGACCTACTCAGGGCCAGGGATTGTTTTTCTACACTTGCGATGTCAGTCCGTCCGATGCGTCGCCCAAATCGCGGAATCCAAGATTGGAGATACGCTGCGGTTCTTCTTTGTTTTCCGGATTCACTGGCAAGGCAAGACTGCTGCCTTCGCTCAATTTCACTTCATATTTACTGGTCGGAATGTGATCTTTCACCACGATACGTCCCCATTCGTCGGTGACGCCGTGTTCTACCAGAGCGCCATCGCGATACAGTTCATAAGGTTCAGGGATACTGTGACTCTGCCCCGCCAAGGTGTGCAGGTTAAAAACCATTTGTTCTGGCATTTTCACCGGAACCGGCAATTTTGGCGTCGACAGATTGGCTGGTCCCGGCAGACTATGTGTAGCGGCATGCGCCACATAGATGCCGTTTGTCCCATGCTCGATTCCCGCCGCGTTGTACTTGACGTAGCTGCCGCCGCCGTTAATCATCACCTCTTCCTTGGCGACGATGGTAATGCGATTGGCGGTGTGCGTGATATTGAGCTTGGCAAGAATATTGATGCCGTTGGTCAGCGCCTGCACGTCAATGTCGCCTCCGGCCGCAATCATCTTCATGCCGGCTTTGTACACGAACAGCCTGAAGGTCTGACGGATGCTGGCAAACAGGCTGTCGCCGCTGGCGATGGATAAACTCTTGCCGGTAGTGATCGCGGTGTTCTGGCCGCTGGCGATGTGGGTGCTGCCGCTTGTCGTCGATTCGATGCCGGCAGGA
Proteins encoded in this region:
- a CDS encoding DUF5074 domain-containing protein, with product MTRKASMPSKDKPQAKARMAEIVREYGPFAGVNQVAGVTHDGQRVWAATGARLIAFDPDSGEQTRVLDCPCDAGTAFDGTHLYQIAEQRIDKIDPASGKVLASIPAPGHGNDSGMAWAEGSLWVGQHRDRKIHQIDPATGAILRTIESNRFVTGVTWVDGELWHGTWEGDESEIRRIDPDSGAVLERLEMPPGANVSGLESDGAGLFYCGGGGSGKVRAVRRPKAAVS
- the tmpT gene encoding thiopurine S-methyltransferase → MEASFWHEKWKRGEINFHQSEANPLLTAHFEKLNLAKGSRVFLPLCGKTRDIAWLLANGYRVAGAELSGQAIDELFKELGLTPNISKVGNLTRYSADDIDIWVGDIFDVSAEYLGPINAIYDRAALVALPADMRKQYASHLMQITDAAPQLLISYEYDQSKIDGPPFSVNEDEVRRHYGAAYQLTSVEIRDVVGGLKGKVASTETVWLLQKASR
- a CDS encoding beta-galactosidase, with the translated sequence MKRRDFLGYAVVTPLLAACGVGSEDNAPTNSPSAKALAAAGNTANAVFASGGNHTLSWNSSGNWFMDGSAFQFFGGEIHPARVPSQYWDHRIKMIKALGCNTISIYLMWNFHELSDGSFDFSSPDKNMGHFIDLCAQNGMWVLLRPGPYVCAEWDFGGLPPRMLADPQFRDSAGKLQIRGNFASYMAAVNSWNTALYNNVVKGRTLAAGGPIMLVAVENEYTSWSPDDGTYPNAIAQQWTTLGYAEKFCVCDGYASGFKNNHITLPANTAYGMTADGASAGNYATAAANYGVGAFGAECYPGWICHWGDASQTLHVGDFVSQVTALTTSKCSFVLYVAHGGTNFGFTSGSNGVSDSSCQGTITSYDYGAPVSESGGANPNFSPIQAAYVANASYSVPFAATPAGIPHISDGDIAAVSSSQLTYCGLLPGLNLTIQNRLPQTMEAMALALNKNQPASAGVYPSGVAVYQTTLPASGGNFTLTFDRAPDYALVFVNGVRASSQVLSTASNGALSPTTSLTISNAAPNATLQIVCMPFGRVNFGAGGMNAEGKGLSLNVYANGTALINWSMALAPLSAAQVAALTFSATAPAGSQPFFAKATVNIATPQDMYIDMSAWGSGYVFVNGYNLGRYWTAAGPQKRLYCPGVWLTSGSNTIVVFEFIQGSAGSLSFYGASGMPQNITGPASTAAVPPPAANTYFLQNVNSGLYLDVMPAVAGSVYTYPGVQPLSAAATQGWTVSTDSFGNLKIVNASTGAALDVANNSTAPGSSVILYAANGGANQSWKAAGVGTGIYTLAGKQSQLLLDINGASKAPTLISSSSATANVITNPADNPSQQWPFSQQWRFLPAIVNNGVYTITSAISSLMLGVYQGGTAAGTRLGIAAATGGQEQQWRLTISSGNWQLTNIKSGLVIDVTGQKTDNGTALEIWQGNGGANQQFALVPRPDGVSYGIKGVQSGRVIDDNNSGTSPTSYGTTDVSAITLWDDNGGGNQSWKFAKVG
- a CDS encoding SEL1-like repeat protein, with amino-acid sequence MTSFLKSLSGQSGSWRRYLSLLFLCFPLSQTACSMDNNLPRNQIPELFHPHRTEFTCKSELTAAPPLDPQAEIWYQEALALDTPDLWKDDRNWPLILELYTKAAERKHWKAMNNLATLYQTGVWGLKDSNKVLVTRNPEAAMTLTENAMRMGVPLAYAVMGNYYADGFVVKKDPTAAWAFWQKAADMGSSYAQFTVGRSLNAVLEKDEPERERWSNEVIGLKMLECAFAQGNGDAAEALGRDYNIIQNNKPKALHYFHEGVKFGSAGAANALFAEFRKINGLSPQGIDPARSERYNVFGDALEHNPDLRFPNLDNVLPLPPAKLPQWSGKPEDLINAAKEIHPVLSKPAPNASS
- a CDS encoding phospholipase D-like domain-containing protein; the protein is MPPDVNKLFRTGEFHIDELSREANISKQWLLENINNPWDHPISANHLDFFVCASNAFPKIVEDIQAAQKTVDLVCWGFDPGMEIGKRQGGTWPRGLTYGDLLSQVAAKGRIVRLMVWYPAGIGKQLGLMANNLPGYTNKDELQRVIRAFNDKDDPDLANYYRAFSQTPERAKHCVDWWEKAITGKMPNLHVRHRCQSADSVEQSMQGETNGYTSIEIAGLKKVPTHHQKPILIDYECPGPTSVGYVMGLNSTTDYWDTPKHIYDDPLRGYQWEGTTDSSNLSLRLKPYRDYAIRVQGPALFCLNRNFSTAWDRAKMEWDTTPSAGSLSALRARFKGDQFVPPVGSDKHISQIVRTQPEEKDKTIQDIYWLATSQARNYIYIENQYFQHTPWAEHLKAMRLKYTQGMKDAKAPLPVPALFVFILIPEPEKGGMVPRTYDTIAELGEGKSIKKYDAGVKSSREMQPKANDSFFEKFAKNLSQSDLGAQIGNRLAAGDVLDSAARPPVSAADLQALGIQVLIGKLYTQGSQGKCREIYIHSKLMIIDDAFFTLGSANLNLRSMAGDSEINIACMDKTLPRTMRQTIWGNLAGDDLNGGAGTGKSIKDTHKLWIDRMTNNAVVIDKAEKNTSGIGGLNNHIVSFSDKRGGTGLGVRLAQAPATTSNTGEASA